A stretch of Arthrobacter sunyaminii DNA encodes these proteins:
- a CDS encoding peptidoglycan D,D-transpeptidase FtsI family protein produces MAKVQDPAKGNHRVAVVTGRLRTGLILALVLLTVLSVRLFQVQAVDPEGMAETAVAERLQTRAVPALRGSILDSEGNYLARSVERFDIVVDQTLSHPYAEDQEYARSTSEGQEVVSFDQAFEELSAILGQDAETLRSSVLGDASFNFVAKTVTPEIKDKVLAVKFPGIYADRTTLRTYPSGSVAGSIVGFLGTDGPQEGMELTQDDVLAGEAGSRTYEIGGDGIRIPYATNEDVPVRDGDSVKLSIDQDLQWFAQQTIASQVQEYNADWGNVVVVEAKTGRIITMAESTTVDPNDPGQTPAESRQPLSVTVPFEPGSTTKVITMAAALEQGIIDPLSQFEIPSTYTVDGQTFKDAFDHGTVHMTAAGILTKSMNTGTVMIGQQLTPQERYDWLKKFGIGEPLNVGLNGETVGLLAKPEEWDGRQQYTVLFGQGLAQTALHTAMVYQTIANDGVRLAPSLIDSYIGADGTETAAEKAESTRVVSEETAREVQHMLETVTAEGSGKGGALDQYRVGSKTGTAEAPGANGGYDGYTLSYAGIAPMDDPQYVVVVTLQRPEGSLQVLDPGKTFKKVMQQVLTTRNVAPSSSEPELYPVEY; encoded by the coding sequence GTGGCAAAAGTGCAGGACCCCGCGAAGGGGAACCACAGAGTAGCCGTCGTTACAGGCAGGCTCAGGACCGGGTTGATCCTGGCCCTGGTTCTGCTGACAGTGCTCAGCGTGCGCCTGTTCCAGGTGCAGGCCGTCGATCCTGAGGGGATGGCGGAAACTGCAGTCGCGGAGCGGCTGCAGACCAGAGCGGTGCCGGCACTGCGCGGCAGCATCCTCGATTCGGAGGGCAACTATCTCGCCCGCAGCGTGGAGCGTTTCGACATCGTGGTGGATCAAACCCTCTCCCACCCCTATGCGGAGGATCAGGAGTACGCGCGAAGCACTTCCGAGGGACAGGAAGTTGTTTCCTTTGACCAGGCCTTCGAGGAGCTTTCGGCGATTCTGGGGCAGGACGCCGAAACCCTGCGGAGCTCGGTACTCGGGGATGCCAGCTTTAATTTCGTCGCCAAGACCGTGACTCCGGAAATCAAGGACAAGGTCCTGGCCGTCAAGTTTCCCGGTATATACGCAGACCGCACCACGCTGCGCACCTATCCGTCCGGTTCGGTGGCCGGATCCATTGTTGGATTCCTGGGAACCGACGGCCCGCAGGAGGGCATGGAGCTGACCCAGGATGACGTCCTCGCGGGTGAGGCAGGCAGCAGGACGTACGAAATTGGCGGCGACGGTATCCGCATTCCGTATGCCACCAACGAGGACGTCCCCGTGCGGGACGGAGATTCCGTCAAACTCAGCATTGATCAGGACCTGCAGTGGTTTGCCCAGCAAACCATTGCGAGCCAGGTCCAGGAGTACAACGCGGATTGGGGAAACGTGGTGGTCGTGGAGGCCAAGACCGGCCGCATCATCACGATGGCAGAGTCCACCACAGTTGATCCAAACGATCCGGGCCAGACGCCGGCGGAGTCCCGGCAACCGCTGTCCGTGACCGTCCCCTTCGAACCCGGCTCCACCACCAAGGTCATCACCATGGCGGCGGCACTGGAACAGGGAATCATTGATCCGCTGTCCCAGTTCGAGATTCCGTCCACGTATACGGTCGACGGGCAGACGTTCAAGGACGCCTTTGACCACGGCACCGTGCACATGACGGCGGCGGGCATCCTGACCAAGTCCATGAACACGGGCACGGTCATGATCGGGCAGCAGCTCACTCCCCAGGAACGCTATGACTGGCTGAAAAAGTTCGGCATCGGCGAACCCCTGAACGTGGGCCTCAACGGTGAAACGGTGGGACTGCTGGCTAAACCGGAGGAATGGGACGGCAGGCAGCAATACACTGTGCTCTTCGGCCAGGGCCTGGCACAGACCGCTCTGCACACGGCGATGGTCTACCAAACGATCGCGAACGACGGCGTCCGGCTGGCACCGAGCCTGATCGACAGCTACATCGGAGCCGACGGTACGGAAACTGCCGCCGAAAAGGCTGAGTCCACCCGGGTGGTTTCAGAAGAGACCGCCCGTGAAGTCCAACACATGCTGGAGACCGTCACTGCCGAAGGTTCGGGCAAGGGAGGCGCCCTGGACCAGTACCGGGTGGGGTCCAAGACCGGTACTGCCGAGGCACCGGGAGCCAACGGTGGGTACGACGGCTATACACTCTCCTATGCTGGTATTGCACCCATGGATGATCCGCAGTACGTCGTGGTGGTGACGCTGCAGCGGCCCGAAGGTTCCCTGCAGGTCCTGGACCCCGGCAAGACCTTCAAGAAGGTCATGCAGCAGGTCCTCACCACCCGAAATGTGGCGCCGTCCTCGTCGGAACCGGAGCTGTACCCCGTGGAGTACTGA
- a CDS encoding UDP-N-acetylmuramoyl-L-alanyl-D-glutamate--2,6-diaminopimelate ligase, with amino-acid sequence MRPSAVQPVSLRAAADSLAAAGLPGVEPARAADGEADIMLTGLTINSREVRAGDLYVALPGARHHGARFAASAAEAGAAAVLTDEEGARQLTELPVPVYVTSDPRRLVGPLAGVVFGSSPQGGSGLTLFGVTGTNGKTTTTYFINSLLSALGKRTGLIGTIEILAGGEPIASTLTTPESPQVHGLLALMREKGLDAAAMEVSSHAISYRRVDGVVFDVAGFTNLTQDHLDLHGSMEEYFAAKAALFSPERAQRAVICVDDEWGERMAAAAPVPVWTLATRDGGAEAHWRVTDVVRDGLGHRFVLRGPDGAVLRAGTGLPGTFNVSNAALAAVMVLASGVEIEQLQNALDRSDPFTVEVPGRMQLVGEAPAAIVDFAHNPDALARTLESVRRESQGTGGSAPTGSESGETPPRVIIVFGATGQRDQSKRPLMGDIAARLADVVIVTDDDPHDEDEAAIRADVLAGARAARERGALACEILEVAPRAAAIDRAVALARPQDTVLVAGRGHEVFQEVKGVNLALDDRVELRQALTRYGFPVLSGDGVES; translated from the coding sequence ATGCGGCCGTCAGCAGTTCAGCCGGTGTCCCTGCGGGCAGCAGCGGACTCGCTCGCAGCGGCCGGCCTGCCCGGCGTTGAGCCCGCACGCGCGGCAGATGGGGAAGCGGACATTATGCTCACCGGGCTCACGATCAACTCCCGTGAGGTCCGGGCCGGCGACCTGTACGTGGCGCTGCCCGGTGCCCGCCACCACGGCGCCCGCTTCGCTGCCTCGGCGGCCGAAGCCGGAGCGGCGGCGGTGCTGACCGATGAAGAGGGAGCGCGCCAGCTGACGGAGCTGCCGGTACCTGTTTACGTGACCTCCGACCCGCGCCGGCTGGTGGGTCCGCTGGCCGGGGTAGTGTTCGGCAGCAGTCCGCAGGGCGGCAGTGGTCTCACACTGTTCGGAGTCACGGGAACCAACGGCAAAACCACCACCACCTACTTCATCAATTCCCTGCTCAGCGCCCTCGGCAAGAGAACCGGGCTCATTGGAACCATCGAAATCCTTGCCGGCGGAGAACCCATCGCGAGCACCCTCACCACACCGGAATCGCCCCAGGTGCACGGACTGCTCGCCCTGATGCGCGAAAAGGGCTTGGACGCAGCCGCCATGGAAGTTTCCTCGCATGCCATTTCGTACCGGCGCGTTGACGGCGTCGTTTTTGATGTAGCCGGATTCACCAACCTCACCCAGGACCACCTGGACCTGCACGGATCCATGGAAGAGTACTTTGCGGCCAAAGCCGCCCTGTTCTCACCGGAACGGGCTCAGCGGGCCGTCATCTGTGTGGACGATGAATGGGGCGAGCGGATGGCCGCGGCGGCTCCGGTGCCGGTCTGGACGCTTGCCACGCGCGACGGCGGCGCCGAAGCTCACTGGCGGGTCACCGACGTCGTCCGCGACGGGCTGGGCCACCGCTTTGTGCTGCGCGGCCCCGACGGAGCCGTTCTTCGGGCGGGAACCGGACTTCCCGGGACCTTCAACGTCTCCAACGCCGCACTTGCCGCCGTCATGGTCCTGGCCTCGGGCGTGGAGATCGAACAGCTCCAGAACGCGCTGGACCGCAGCGATCCGTTCACTGTCGAAGTTCCGGGCAGGATGCAGCTGGTGGGAGAAGCCCCGGCCGCAATTGTCGACTTTGCCCATAATCCCGATGCCCTGGCCCGCACCCTGGAATCCGTCCGCCGGGAATCCCAGGGCACGGGCGGATCTGCGCCTACCGGCTCCGAAAGCGGGGAAACCCCGCCGCGCGTCATCATTGTCTTTGGCGCAACCGGACAGCGCGACCAGTCAAAGCGGCCGCTGATGGGAGATATTGCCGCACGGCTCGCTGACGTGGTAATCGTCACTGACGATGACCCCCACGACGAGGATGAAGCCGCTATCCGCGCCGATGTCCTGGCCGGAGCACGCGCCGCCCGGGAGCGCGGCGCACTGGCGTGTGAAATCCTCGAGGTGGCGCCGCGTGCTGCGGCCATAGACCGCGCCGTGGCGCTTGCCCGCCCGCAGGACACGGTGCTGGTCGCCGGCCGGGGACATGAAGTATTCCAAGAAGTAAAAGGAGTGAATTTGGCCCTCGACGACCGCGTTGAACTACGGCAGGCTTTGACACGGTACGGATTCCCTGTGCTGTCCGGCGACGGGGTAGAGTCCTAA
- a CDS encoding UDP-N-acetylmuramoyl-tripeptide--D-alanyl-D-alanine ligase: MIELSAADIAAITGGELIGGAAQASATIVNSATTDSREASPGSLFIAKPGENSDGHLFVEAAFERGAVLALVERPVEDASGSVYPAVLVPDAVLAMGTLAADIVRRLRETSPLTVIGITGSAGKTTTKDLLAGILRAEGETVAPVGSYNGEVGVPLTIFGADYGTRYLVMEMGATGIGHIEYLASMVKPDIGVVLCVGTAHAGEFGGVENIARAKGEMVEALAPGGTAVLNADDIRVAAMAERAGAGVELLYFTSSPEEAHGAKSSVRALDARTDEQGRPVFTLRFPDGSEYPVESGLIGAHHTANLLAAAAAAFAAGIPAERIAAALSGQKAASRWRMERTDRPDGVSVINDAYNANPESMRAALRTLAELGRGRRTWAVLGEMLELGESSVTEHDAIGRYVVRLNISQLIVVGTGARAMHTGAVMEGSWGDESVFVETPEDAERILESSLQPGDLVLFKSSNGAALRHLGDRIALNAPSSTTAPASAPQHTSPDLTGEAGGVQ, translated from the coding sequence ATGATTGAACTTAGTGCAGCAGACATAGCGGCAATTACGGGCGGCGAACTGATCGGCGGTGCCGCACAGGCATCCGCGACGATCGTGAACTCGGCCACAACCGACTCTCGGGAAGCCTCACCCGGCTCCCTCTTCATCGCCAAACCCGGCGAAAACTCAGACGGCCACCTCTTCGTGGAAGCGGCCTTTGAACGCGGTGCCGTCCTGGCCCTCGTGGAGCGTCCCGTCGAGGATGCCTCCGGATCCGTGTACCCTGCGGTCCTGGTCCCGGATGCTGTTCTTGCCATGGGCACCCTGGCGGCGGACATCGTCCGGCGGCTGCGGGAAACGTCGCCGCTGACCGTCATCGGGATCACCGGATCAGCAGGAAAAACCACCACCAAGGACCTGCTGGCCGGAATCCTGCGCGCCGAAGGCGAAACGGTGGCTCCCGTGGGGTCCTACAACGGCGAGGTGGGTGTTCCGCTGACCATTTTCGGTGCGGACTACGGCACCCGCTACCTCGTCATGGAGATGGGGGCGACAGGCATCGGCCACATCGAATACCTGGCCTCCATGGTGAAGCCGGACATCGGCGTCGTCCTGTGCGTGGGAACAGCCCACGCCGGAGAATTCGGCGGCGTGGAAAACATTGCCCGTGCCAAGGGCGAAATGGTGGAGGCCCTGGCTCCCGGCGGAACAGCCGTCCTGAACGCCGACGATATTCGCGTGGCAGCCATGGCTGAACGTGCGGGCGCCGGCGTGGAGCTGCTGTATTTCACCTCCTCCCCGGAAGAAGCCCACGGCGCCAAATCGTCCGTTCGGGCGCTGGATGCCCGGACCGATGAACAGGGCCGGCCCGTCTTTACCCTCCGTTTCCCCGACGGAAGCGAGTATCCGGTGGAATCCGGCCTGATTGGTGCGCACCACACGGCGAATCTGCTGGCCGCCGCAGCTGCCGCCTTTGCCGCGGGCATCCCGGCCGAGCGGATCGCAGCCGCACTGTCCGGGCAGAAGGCCGCCAGCCGCTGGCGCATGGAGCGCACCGACCGTCCGGACGGCGTGAGCGTCATCAATGATGCCTACAACGCCAACCCTGAATCCATGCGGGCGGCCCTGCGCACCCTGGCCGAGCTGGGCCGGGGACGGCGCACCTGGGCCGTGCTGGGCGAAATGCTCGAGCTCGGGGAATCCTCCGTGACCGAACACGACGCGATCGGCCGGTACGTGGTCCGCCTGAACATCTCCCAGCTCATAGTGGTGGGCACAGGTGCCCGGGCCATGCACACAGGCGCAGTCATGGAGGGTTCCTGGGGCGACGAGTCCGTCTTCGTGGAGACCCCCGAAGACGCCGAACGCATCCTGGAGTCCTCGCTGCAGCCCGGAGACCTCGTCCTTTTCAAATCCTCAAACGGTGCAGCCCTGCGCCACCTCGGTGATCGGATAGCCTTGAACGCCCCCTCGTCAACCACCGCCCCGGCGTCCGCGCCGCAGCACACCAGCCCGGACCTCACCGGGGAAGCCGGAGGCGTCCAGTAG
- the mraY gene encoding phospho-N-acetylmuramoyl-pentapeptide-transferase translates to MVSLLIGSSLALILAFAGTPLFIRFLVKKSYGQFVRDDGPTSHHTKRGTPTMGGAVIVASVVASYFITHLISPVINPGTFGPSASGLLVLFLMVGMGLVGFIDDYTKISRQRSLGLNAKAKIILQTLVGVTFAILALNFPNAQGRTPASTEISFIRDTGIDLAFAGTLIGAILFILWANLIITGTTNGVNLADGLDGLAAGASILVFGAYFLIGIWQSNQSCGSPLAGAVCYEVRDPMDLALLAGALAGALVGFLWWNTSPAKIFMGDTGSLAIGGAIAAFAILSRTELLLVILAGLFVIITLSVIIQVGYFKISGGKRVFKMAPLQHHFELKGWAEVTVVVRFWIVAGLCVAVALGIFYAEWVVGN, encoded by the coding sequence GTGGTTTCCCTGCTTATCGGGTCTTCACTGGCTCTGATCCTTGCCTTTGCCGGCACGCCCCTGTTTATCCGTTTCCTCGTCAAGAAGAGTTACGGCCAGTTTGTCCGCGATGACGGACCGACGTCGCACCACACCAAGCGCGGCACGCCCACCATGGGAGGCGCCGTCATCGTGGCGTCCGTGGTGGCGTCCTACTTCATCACGCACCTCATCAGCCCCGTCATCAACCCGGGGACCTTCGGGCCCTCGGCGTCCGGTCTCCTTGTCCTGTTCCTGATGGTCGGGATGGGGCTCGTTGGCTTCATTGACGACTACACCAAGATCTCCCGCCAGCGCAGCCTTGGGCTGAACGCCAAGGCGAAGATCATCCTCCAGACACTCGTGGGCGTCACGTTCGCCATCCTGGCCCTGAATTTCCCCAACGCCCAGGGCCGGACGCCCGCGTCCACGGAGATCTCCTTTATCCGCGACACCGGCATCGACCTGGCCTTCGCCGGTACCCTGATCGGCGCCATCCTCTTCATCCTCTGGGCAAACCTGATCATCACGGGAACCACCAACGGTGTGAACCTGGCGGATGGCCTGGACGGACTCGCCGCCGGTGCCTCCATCCTGGTGTTCGGCGCCTACTTCCTGATCGGCATCTGGCAGTCCAACCAGAGCTGCGGATCACCCCTCGCAGGAGCCGTCTGCTACGAAGTCCGCGATCCCATGGATCTGGCGCTGCTTGCCGGTGCCCTCGCCGGCGCACTGGTGGGCTTCCTCTGGTGGAACACCTCACCGGCCAAGATCTTCATGGGCGACACCGGATCGCTGGCCATCGGCGGCGCCATTGCCGCCTTCGCGATCCTCTCCCGCACCGAACTGCTGCTGGTCATCCTGGCCGGCCTCTTCGTGATCATCACGCTTTCCGTGATCATCCAGGTGGGCTACTTCAAAATCAGCGGCGGAAAACGCGTTTTCAAGATGGCGCCGCTGCAGCACCACTTTGAGCTCAAGGGCTGGGCGGAAGTCACGGTGGTGGTCCGCTTCTGGATCGTGGCCGGACTATGCGTGGCCGTGGCCCTTGGCATCTTCTACGCGGAATGGGTGGTAGGAAATTGA
- the murD gene encoding UDP-N-acetylmuramoyl-L-alanine--D-glutamate ligase, with the protein MGGRKLSETADSAAGTSRLDELTTWDADWRGLRVVVTGIGLSGFSAADTLIELGARVVVVDARDTVENRAKADTLRIVGAADVLLGADHAEALPAVDGEPAELVVTSPGFSPSHPLMRAAADGGIPVWGDVELAWRVRVREGRKTAQWLTITGTNGKTTTVSMTESMLRAAGLRAIAAGNVGTPILDAIRDPQGYDVLAVELSSFQLHWTHSISPLASVCLNIAEDHVDWHGSYEAYMADKAKIYENTQVACIYNAEQIETEHMVEEADVVEGCRAVGFTTGMPAVSMVGMVENLLVDRAFIEQRKDSAAELASMADLGEYAPRHMVANALAAAALVRAYGVEPAAVRDGLRAYAPGDHRIQPVARLNDVLWINDSKATNPHAASASLSAFNSVVWIAGGLSKGVHYGDLVRDHASRLRSVVLIGADSADLREALARHAPDVRVIDAVPPHTGGRHAAAPAVSGEDVMALAVAAAAAEAQSGDTVLMAPAAASMDQFASYAHRGDAFIEAVRGYVEGQAQTPKEP; encoded by the coding sequence ATGGGTGGTAGGAAATTGAGCGAAACAGCTGACTCCGCTGCCGGGACGTCCCGGCTTGACGAGCTGACCACGTGGGATGCCGACTGGCGCGGACTGCGCGTTGTCGTCACGGGCATTGGCCTCTCCGGTTTCTCGGCGGCCGATACCCTGATCGAACTCGGCGCCCGGGTAGTGGTGGTTGATGCCCGGGACACAGTGGAAAACCGGGCCAAGGCCGACACCCTGCGGATCGTCGGAGCGGCCGACGTCCTGCTGGGCGCCGATCACGCCGAAGCGCTGCCCGCCGTTGACGGCGAGCCGGCTGAGCTGGTTGTCACCTCGCCCGGCTTCAGCCCCAGCCATCCGCTGATGCGGGCGGCGGCCGACGGCGGCATCCCGGTATGGGGCGACGTCGAACTGGCCTGGCGCGTCCGCGTCCGTGAAGGGCGCAAGACCGCCCAATGGCTGACCATCACCGGCACCAACGGCAAAACCACCACGGTCTCGATGACCGAGAGCATGCTGCGCGCCGCGGGACTGCGGGCCATCGCTGCCGGAAACGTCGGAACCCCCATCCTGGACGCCATTCGGGATCCGCAGGGCTATGACGTCCTCGCCGTGGAACTATCCTCTTTCCAGCTGCACTGGACGCACTCCATCTCTCCGCTGGCCAGCGTGTGCCTGAACATTGCCGAAGACCACGTGGACTGGCACGGCTCCTACGAGGCCTACATGGCCGATAAAGCCAAGATCTACGAAAACACGCAGGTCGCCTGCATCTACAACGCCGAGCAGATCGAGACCGAGCACATGGTCGAAGAAGCCGACGTCGTTGAAGGCTGCCGCGCTGTCGGCTTCACGACCGGCATGCCGGCGGTGTCCATGGTGGGAATGGTGGAGAACCTGCTGGTGGACCGCGCCTTCATCGAACAGCGCAAGGATTCGGCGGCTGAGCTCGCCTCCATGGCCGATCTTGGCGAGTACGCTCCCCGGCACATGGTGGCCAACGCCCTGGCCGCCGCTGCCCTGGTCCGGGCGTACGGCGTTGAGCCGGCGGCGGTGCGGGACGGGCTTCGTGCCTACGCGCCCGGAGACCACCGCATCCAGCCGGTTGCCCGCCTCAACGACGTCCTGTGGATCAATGACTCAAAGGCCACCAACCCGCATGCCGCGTCAGCGTCTCTGTCCGCCTTCAACTCGGTGGTGTGGATCGCCGGGGGATTGTCAAAGGGTGTCCATTACGGGGATCTGGTCCGGGACCATGCATCCCGCCTTCGCTCCGTGGTGCTGATCGGTGCGGACTCCGCAGACCTCCGTGAGGCTTTGGCGCGACACGCGCCCGACGTCCGGGTGATTGATGCCGTTCCGCCTCACACTGGTGGAAGGCATGCCGCTGCTCCAGCGGTCAGCGGTGAGGACGTGATGGCTCTGGCTGTCGCGGCCGCAGCCGCTGAAGCCCAGTCAGGAGACACAGTCCTGATGGCGCCCGCAGCAGCGTCCATGGATCAGTTCGCGTCCTACGCGCACCGCGGAGACGCTTTCATCGAGGCCGTCCGCGGGTACGTGGAAGGACAGGCGCAGACTCCTAAGGAGCCCTAG
- the ftsW gene encoding putative lipid II flippase FtsW encodes MVTTSSGKPRKPVLRSARPAAPAAAGKSSTGKSSTGKFSADSSSGRTTAAAESGTRTPRGTRTPASSKKDPNKKPSLLERGIVLLEGSRRKATGSAYYTILGAALALTAIGLMMVLSASSVESIAASAGESAGSTFSFFVKQAMFAGFGVVAMLALSRLGPRAYKKLAWVLLVLAVVLLLLVFIPGVGKEVNGNRNWIEIGPIGGQPSEAAKLAMAIWFASVLSLKQKLLNQWKHALVPVVFPGGTILIGLVMIGRDLGTVIILGLIMVAALFFAGTPLRFIAALVAAGGAAAALMSVLSDNRAGRISAWLGKDCGAGLCDQANAGMYALASGGWFGVGIGQSRQKWSWIPEAHNDFIFAIIGEEFGLLGTLLIVLLFGVLAVATIRMTMRHTDPFIRIVCGSILVWIIGQAFVNIAMVTGLLPVIGVPLPFISYGGSSLTITLAAVGVLLSFARKIPEHKLSESEPSAP; translated from the coding sequence ATGGTCACTACGTCCTCAGGGAAGCCCCGGAAGCCTGTGCTCCGGTCCGCGCGCCCGGCCGCCCCCGCAGCCGCAGGCAAGTCCTCCACAGGCAAGTCCTCCACAGGCAAGTTCTCCGCTGACTCATCTTCCGGCAGGACGACGGCGGCGGCTGAGAGCGGTACGCGTACTCCGCGCGGCACCCGCACGCCGGCAAGCTCGAAGAAGGACCCCAACAAGAAGCCATCACTGCTGGAACGCGGGATCGTGCTGCTGGAAGGCAGCCGCCGGAAAGCAACGGGGTCGGCTTACTACACCATCCTGGGTGCCGCACTGGCGCTGACCGCGATCGGCCTGATGATGGTCCTCTCCGCGTCCTCCGTGGAGTCCATTGCCGCCTCCGCCGGTGAATCCGCGGGCAGTACGTTTAGTTTCTTCGTCAAGCAGGCCATGTTTGCCGGTTTTGGCGTCGTGGCCATGCTGGCGCTTTCCCGGCTTGGCCCCAGGGCGTACAAGAAGCTGGCCTGGGTGCTGTTGGTCCTGGCAGTCGTGCTGCTGCTGCTGGTGTTCATCCCCGGGGTGGGCAAAGAGGTCAACGGCAACAGGAACTGGATCGAGATCGGACCGATCGGCGGCCAGCCCTCGGAAGCAGCGAAGCTGGCCATGGCCATCTGGTTTGCCTCAGTGCTGTCCCTGAAGCAGAAACTCCTCAATCAGTGGAAGCATGCCCTGGTTCCGGTGGTGTTTCCGGGCGGTACCATCCTCATCGGCCTGGTAATGATCGGCAGGGACCTCGGCACGGTGATCATCCTGGGCCTCATTATGGTGGCCGCACTGTTTTTCGCCGGAACGCCGCTGCGCTTCATCGCGGCCCTGGTGGCCGCAGGCGGCGCTGCGGCCGCCCTGATGTCGGTGCTCAGCGACAACCGTGCGGGTCGGATCAGTGCCTGGCTGGGGAAGGACTGCGGTGCCGGGCTCTGCGACCAGGCCAACGCCGGCATGTACGCCCTGGCCTCGGGAGGCTGGTTTGGGGTGGGTATCGGACAGAGCCGGCAGAAGTGGAGCTGGATCCCTGAAGCGCACAATGACTTCATCTTTGCGATCATCGGCGAGGAGTTCGGCCTGCTGGGCACGCTCCTGATCGTGCTGCTCTTCGGCGTCCTGGCGGTCGCCACCATCCGCATGACCATGCGGCACACCGATCCGTTCATCCGGATTGTCTGCGGGTCCATCCTGGTCTGGATTATCGGCCAGGCGTTTGTGAACATCGCCATGGTGACGGGCCTGCTGCCCGTGATCGGAGTGCCGCTTCCCTTCATCTCCTACGGCGGGTCTTCCCTGACCATTACCCTGGCTGCCGTGGGGGTCCTGCTCTCCTTCGCCCGCAAAATCCCCGAACACAAACTTTCTGAAAGTGAACCATCAGCTCCATGA
- the murG gene encoding undecaprenyldiphospho-muramoylpentapeptide beta-N-acetylglucosaminyltransferase → MTQRPLSLVLAGGGTAGHISPLLAVARAVRESAPESRIKVVGTAAGMETRLVPAAGFELAVIDRVPMPRKPGGDLVRLPGRLLQAVRQAGAILDEAAADVVVGVGGYVSTPVYLAARRRKLPVIVHEANARPGLANRVGARFADVVGTAFAETKLPRAQLVGMPMRREISGLDRSRARAGARTALGLEADRPTLVVTGGSSGAASINRAVEAALPALAEAGIQTLHITGRGKQLLTSEGKPLAAPLYRQVEYVDGMEQAYAAADLLLARSGAGTVCEISAVGLPAVLVPLPHGNGEQALNAAGLAAAGGAVVVSDALFTAQWIADRLIPLLADPAALDAMSAASSAQGIRDADRRMAEFILEAKVRSRA, encoded by the coding sequence ATGACACAACGTCCCCTTTCCCTCGTCCTTGCCGGAGGCGGCACCGCCGGGCACATCAGCCCGCTCCTCGCGGTGGCGCGCGCTGTGCGGGAGTCCGCACCGGAGTCCCGCATTAAGGTTGTGGGCACGGCCGCCGGCATGGAAACCCGGCTGGTTCCGGCCGCAGGGTTCGAGCTGGCCGTCATCGACCGGGTCCCGATGCCCCGGAAACCGGGCGGGGACCTGGTCCGGCTGCCCGGCCGGCTCCTGCAGGCCGTTCGCCAGGCAGGTGCGATTCTCGACGAAGCTGCTGCCGACGTCGTGGTGGGTGTCGGCGGGTACGTTTCCACGCCGGTCTATCTTGCTGCCCGCCGGCGGAAGCTGCCGGTCATAGTGCACGAGGCCAATGCCCGTCCCGGGCTTGCCAACCGGGTGGGGGCACGGTTCGCCGACGTCGTCGGCACCGCCTTCGCCGAGACCAAGCTGCCCCGAGCGCAACTGGTGGGCATGCCCATGCGCCGCGAGATTTCGGGACTCGACCGCAGCCGGGCGCGTGCCGGCGCGCGTACCGCCCTGGGGCTGGAGGCGGACCGTCCCACCCTGGTGGTCACCGGCGGCTCTTCCGGAGCGGCCAGCATTAACCGTGCCGTTGAGGCGGCCCTGCCGGCCCTTGCGGAAGCGGGCATCCAGACCCTGCACATCACCGGACGGGGCAAGCAGCTCCTGACCTCCGAGGGCAAGCCGCTGGCGGCGCCGCTTTACCGGCAGGTCGAATATGTGGACGGGATGGAGCAGGCGTACGCTGCTGCGGACCTGCTGCTCGCCCGCTCGGGCGCCGGTACGGTTTGCGAGATCAGTGCCGTTGGCCTGCCCGCCGTGCTGGTTCCGCTGCCGCACGGCAACGGGGAACAGGCACTGAACGCAGCCGGGCTGGCGGCGGCCGGCGGAGCCGTTGTGGTTTCGGATGCGCTCTTCACCGCACAGTGGATAGCGGACAGACTGATACCTTTGCTGGCCGACCCCGCAGCACTGGATGCCATGTCCGCCGCTTCGTCAGCCCAAGGCATCCGTGACGCGGACCGGCGGATGGCGGAGTTTATTCTCGAAGCAAAGGTAAGGTCACGAGCATGA